The Atribacteraceae bacterium genome has a segment encoding these proteins:
- the ruvC gene encoding crossover junction endodeoxyribonuclease RuvC has translation MSHPAQIIMGIDPGNAITGYGFIKLTNGRDEPHDFHCGAISSPSSWNPENRLKMIYEKLDTLIKQHRPEEIAVEELFFNKNTKTALSVGEARGIALLCAAMNGIPVFSYTPLQVKQAIVGYGRATKDQVLYMVRQILNCRERISPDDAADALAIAICHSFRKNPYGI, from the coding sequence ATGTCTCACCCGGCACAGATCATTATGGGTATCGACCCGGGAAACGCCATCACCGGATACGGTTTCATCAAGCTCACGAATGGCAGAGATGAACCGCATGATTTCCATTGCGGTGCGATAAGTTCGCCGTCTTCCTGGAACCCGGAAAACCGTTTGAAAATGATCTATGAAAAATTGGATACGTTGATCAAGCAGCATCGCCCTGAAGAAATAGCGGTTGAAGAGCTTTTTTTCAATAAAAACACCAAGACGGCGCTTTCAGTCGGTGAAGCCCGCGGCATTGCGTTGCTTTGTGCAGCGATGAATGGCATCCCAGTCTTCAGCTATACGCCCTTGCAGGTGAAACAAGCAATTGTTGGATATGGCCGGGCGACCAAGGATCAGGTTTTGTACATGGTCAGGCAAATTCTGAACTGCCGGGAGAGGATTTCCCCTGATGATGCGGCCGATGCCCTGGCAATTGCCATTTGTCACTCCTTTCGAAAAAACCCCTACGGTATCTGA
- a CDS encoding YebC/PmpR family DNA-binding transcriptional regulator, with the protein MNDMSGHSKWSSIKHKKAKTDAARGRAFSKLIRLITIAARQGGGSPDNNASLRLAIQKAKEINMPLDNIEKAIKKGTGELEGVNYEEIIYEGYGPGGTALMLDVTTDNRNRTTAEVRHLLSKFGGNLGETGCVSWVFERKGLILLDRTKVDEEEIMLAAIDAGAEDIIVEESTIEVTTLPENFEAVKKKLEAVHYEYITAKVSMIPKSTVNLEGKEAQQMLKLIDLLEEHDDVQDVYTNFDFPDHIIESMEN; encoded by the coding sequence ATGAACGACATGTCTGGACACAGTAAGTGGTCTTCTATCAAGCATAAAAAAGCGAAAACCGATGCGGCTCGGGGAAGGGCATTCAGCAAATTGATCCGGTTGATCACCATAGCGGCCAGGCAAGGTGGCGGAAGCCCGGATAACAACGCCTCACTTCGTTTGGCCATTCAGAAAGCTAAAGAAATCAATATGCCCTTGGACAACATTGAAAAAGCGATCAAAAAGGGAACCGGAGAACTCGAAGGGGTCAATTATGAAGAAATCATCTATGAAGGGTATGGTCCGGGGGGAACCGCTCTGATGCTCGACGTGACGACCGACAATCGCAACAGGACGACCGCGGAAGTGCGTCATTTATTGAGCAAATTCGGAGGAAACTTGGGAGAAACCGGCTGTGTTTCATGGGTTTTCGAGCGAAAAGGCCTTATCCTCCTGGATCGGACTAAAGTTGACGAGGAGGAAATCATGCTCGCCGCCATCGACGCTGGAGCGGAAGATATCATCGTCGAGGAATCAACGATCGAGGTGACGACTCTGCCCGAGAATTTTGAAGCAGTTAAAAAAAAGCTTGAAGCGGTGCATTATGAATATATCACGGCCAAGGTCAGCATGATTCCCAAGAGCACGGTCAACCTCGAAGGGAAAGAAGCACAACAAATGTTAAAGCTCATAGATTTACTGGAAGAGCATGATGACGTTCAGGATGTTTATACAAATTTCGATTTTCCTGACCATATAATCGAATCAATGGAGAATTGA